The following proteins come from a genomic window of Panicum hallii strain FIL2 chromosome 8, PHallii_v3.1, whole genome shotgun sequence:
- the LOC112902902 gene encoding 1-aminocyclopropane-1-carboxylate oxidase-like codes for MAIPVIDFSKLDGPERAETMAAIAAGFEDVGFFQLVNTGIPDELLERVKKLCSDCYKLREQGFKESKPAVKALAELVEEEGEGLAPRKIENMDWEDVFTLQDDLPWPSNPPAFKETMMEYRKELKKLAEKLLGVMEELLGLEEGHIKKAFTSDGDFEAFYGTKVSHYPPCPRPDLVDGLRAHTDAGGLILLFQDDRFGGLQVQLPDGRWVDVQPLENAIVINTGDQIEVLSNGRYKSAWHRILATRDGNRRSVASFYNPARLASIAPATPAAGEGGAADYPGFVFGDYMEVYVKHKFGPKEPRFAAMATAAIK; via the exons ATGGCGATCCCGGTGATTGACTTCTCCAAGCTGGACGGTCCCGAGAGGGCTGAGACCATGGCGGCCATTGCCGCCGGGTTTGAGGACGTGGGGTTCTTCCAGCTGGTGAACACCGGCATCCCTGATGAGCTCCTGGAGAGGGTGAAGAAGCTGTGCAGCGACTGCTACAAGCTGCGGGAGCAGGGCTTCAAGGAGTCCAAACCTGCGGTGAAGGCCCTCGCGGAGCTTGTGGAGGAGGAAGGCGAGGGCCTCGCGCCGAGGAAGATCGAGAACATGGATTGGGAGGACGTCTTCACCCTCCAGGACGACCTGCCATGGCCTTCCAACCCTCCTGCCTTCAA GGAGACGATGATGGAGTACCGGAAGGAGCTGAAGAAGCTTGCGGAGAAGCTGCTGGGTGTGATGGAGGAGCTGCTGGGGCTGGAGGAGGGGCACATCAAGAAGGCCTTCACCAGCGACGGCGACTTCGAGGCCTTCTACGGCACCAAGGTCAGCCACTACCCGCCGTGCCCGCGGCCAGACCTCGTCGACGGCCTCCGCGCGCACACCGACGCCGGCGGCCTCATCCTGCTGTTCCAGGACGACCGCTTCGGCGGCCTGCAGGTGCAGCTCCCCGACGGCCGCTGGGTCGACGTGCAGCCCCTCGAGAACGCCATCGTCATCAACACCGGCGATCAGATCGAG GTTCTGAGCAACGGGCGGTATAAGAGCGCGTGGCACCGCATCCTGGCGACCCGCGACGGCAACCGCCGCTCCGTCGCCTCCTTCTACAACCCGGCGCGCCTGGCGAGCATCGCCCCGGcgacccccgccgccggcgagggcggcgccgCCGACTACCCAGGCTTCGTGTTCGGCGACTACATGGAGGTGTACGTCAAGCACAAGTTCGGGCCCAAGGAGCCCAGGTTCGCGGCCATGGCGACGGCGGCGATCAAGTGA
- the LOC112903220 gene encoding uncharacterized protein LOC112903220: MSGIPSGLRSGGLDWAAGCDGEAASRRRRRPVQASHHPISTPTCGPCCLQPAGSPSLRCPMPPPQSFLCGLQSLPIAAVGRAGAARLQACRRELRVRPRRLPPPHPYRPAHSKRSAASKEVRSLSRDARNVFHGMAGKHGSESSLHSSLVDSLVHWIA; the protein is encoded by the exons ATGTCAGGCATCCCCTCAGGCCTCCGGTCAG GTGGGCTCGACTGGGCCGCCGGATGCGACGGGGAGGCGgccagcaggcggcggcggcggcccgtccAGGCCTCCCATCACCCTATTTCGACGCCGACATGTGGGCCCTGCTGCCTGCAGCCCGCTGGGTCACCTTCACTCCGGTGCCCGATGCCGCCGCCGCAGTCCTTCCTCTGCGGGCTGCAGTCTCTCCCCATTGCAGCTGTTGGACGCGCGGGGGCCGCGCGGTTGCAGGCTTGCCGCAGAGAGCTTCGCGTTCGCCCGCGGCGGCTACCACCCCCACACCCCTACCGACCCGCACACTCCAAGAGATCTGCTGCAAGCAAGGAAGTGCGGTCCTTGTCCCGTGATGCTCGCAATGTGTTCCACGGAATGGCAGGTAAGCATGGCAGTGAGTCAAGCCTTCACTCCTCACTCGTGGATTCATTGGTTCACTGGATTGCATGA
- the LOC112903219 gene encoding formin-like protein 5, producing MTPPPPPPPPNCAWGWPCHAPSVGWAPLPREEEAVVCDPLPDLEAPPTSPREEEAVVCDPLPDLEAPPPPPAIPGATDERVVDCSAEPAGSFTVINFLRGVLVTLWVGMIYAMVHYAWSNYHEKGWGIMVVLEFAIAVGVTPYFDIAVEALDDAESSQ from the exons atgacgccgccgccgccgccgccgccgccgaactGCGCCTGGGGCTGGCCTTGCCACGCCCCCAGCGTCGGGTGGGCGCCGCTGCCGCGCGAAGAGGAGGCCGTGGTGTGTGATCCGCTGCCGGACCTCGAGGCGCCACCAACGTCGCCGCGCGAAGAGGAGGCCGTGGTGTGCGATCCGCTGCCGGACCTTGAggcgccaccaccgccgccggcgattCCCGGCGCGACCGATGAGCGGGTGGTGGACTGCTCGGCGGAGCCGGCGGGGTCCTTCACCGTCATAAACTTCCTCCGG GGAGTGCTGGTCACACTGTGGGTGGGCATGATCTATGCAATGGTACACTACGCGTGGAGTAACTACCACGAAAAAGGCTGGGGGATCATGGTCGTGCTTGAATTTGCTATCGCCGTCGGTGTCACCCCTTACTTTGACATTGCGGTTGAAGCCTTGGATGACGCTGAAAGTAGTCAGTAG
- the LOC112903067 gene encoding uncharacterized protein LOC112903067, translated as MAGLSDDFAGSYSRRAQMALSSAADSVRRMFSDLGKSRREYEESLKNMSEEEVKEETSKSLDEYRSLCLAGVTSMLWEDTYSLTKKLHGVYPVVAAMSSIFFLLALLFILLGLAASTFSRSAPNAMALAGNGGLWSVLFIIAAAHFEMMDILPMVLLCFCCVISISIFTTYWYLCSRDLKILLMIAKCLFNILYTVWWCFKAICRYVGVKVVNFFHGRASRQQNHAGDIELCEMRRSENGNADEIVRQQHNRHFL; from the exons ATGGCGGGCCTCTCCGACGACTTCGCCGGATCCTACTCCAGACGGGCCCAG ATGGCTCTGTCGTCAGCTGCAGACAGCGTCCGCAGGATGTTCAGTGACCTCGGGAAAAGCAGGAGGGAGTATGAAGAATCACTGAAGAACATGTCTGAGGAGGAG GTGAAGGAGGAAACGAGCAAGAGTTTGGATGAGTACAGGTCTCTGTGTTTAGCTGGAGTCACCAGTATGCTCTGGGAGGATACATACTCCCTGACCAAGAAGCTGCATGGAGTTTACCCTGTAGTTGCTGCTATGTCTTCCATATTCTTCCTCCTTGCTCTACTCTTCATACTGCTTGGACTTGCCGCTTCAACATTTTCAAGATCAGCACCCAATGCAATGGCTCTTGCCGGAAATGGTGGCCTTTGGTCAGTATTGTTCATCATCGCTGCTGCTCACTTTGAGATGATGGACATCCTGCCTATGGTTCTCCTATGTTTTTGTTGTGTGATCTCCATATCAATCTTCACTACATACTGGTATCTTTGTTCACGAGACCTGAAG ATTCTTCTGATGATTGCGAAGTGCCTATTCAATATCCTCTATACGGTATGGTGGTGCTTCAAGGCCATTTGCAG ATACGTTGGTGTGAAGGTTGTGAACTTCTTTCATGGGAGAGCTTCAAGGCAGCAAAACCATGCCGGAGATATTGAACTCTGcg AGATGCGTCGTTCTGAAAATGGCAATGCAGATGAGATTGTGCGGCAGCAACACAATAGGCATTTTCTGTGA
- the LOC112901878 gene encoding uncharacterized protein LOC112901878, which translates to MAGWERRPGTGCVTRKTGKESSGRGRLVSGARFELSQCLYVVAVPPGSHSYLFYSRSGELRGPSPNTFPTPPQLWRRRPGPARGDRRLARHQHGLLRSSDARSGGQRRAWRSGGGRGVVGEAELRLLLLAAPQRPPCRSLPPPSACSSLSKLFQHIDDGFVALDRMPLQEDDRGMPLQEDDRGRLIVARFRWLQEIVGDQIHAASAAVLEKIPQDSEVVFAVLDVSLDLNLNEGLREQDEHTGFCSCGTFEGGDCPILCSIWRIAPDQMLHLLSFLLLPGARCASQCWEDYCRSASISSLLVLWIHGLLRLRIQ; encoded by the exons ATGGCCGGATGGGAGCGGCGACCAGGGACCGGGTGCGTGACTCGGAAGACAGGGAAGGAGAGTAGTGGGAGGGGCAGACTGGTGAGCGGCGCCCGATTCGAGCTGAGCCAGTGCCTCTATGTAGTGGCGGTCCCACCAGGCAGTCACTCCTACCTCTTTTACTCTAGGTCAGGTGAGTTGCGTGGGCCCAGCCCAAACACTTTCCCCACCCCACCCCAATTGTGGCGGCGGCGACCCGGGCCGGCGCGCGGAGATCGGCGGCTGGCGCGGCATCAGCATGGCTTGCTCCGGAGCTCCGATGCACGCAGCGGTGGCCAGAGGAGGGCttggcggagcggcggcgggcgtggcGTAGTCGGTGAGGCAGAGCTCCGGCTGCTGCTCCTAGCAGCTCCGCAGCGGCCTCCCTGCCGCAGTCTCCCGCCTCCCTCCGCATGCTCATCGCTCTCCAAGCTGTTCCAGCACATCGACGACGGCTTCGTCGCGCTCGACAGAATGCCGCTGCAGGAGGACGACAGGGGAATGCCGCTGCAGGAGGACGACAGGGGGAGGCTCATCGTCGCGCGGTTCCGGTGGCTCCAGGAGATCGTCGGCGATCAGATCCATGCCGCCTCGGCCGCTGTGCTGGAGAAGATTCCGCAGGACTCAGAGGTTGTTTTCGCCGTACTCGACGTGTCGTTGGATCTTAACCTGAACGAGGGGTTGCGGGAGCAG GATGAACACACTGGCTTTTGCTCTTGTGGAACATTTGAAGGCGGTGACTGCCCGATATTGTGCTCCATCTGGAGAATTGCTCCAGACCAGATGCTGCATTTGCTCAGTTTCTTGCTACTGCCCGGTGCCCGCTGTGCCAGTCAATGCTGGGAAGACTACTGCAGATCCGCGAGCATCTCAAGTTTGTTGGTGTTGTGGATCCACGGGCTGCTCAGATTAAGAATTCAGTGA